The Salvelinus alpinus chromosome 35, SLU_Salpinus.1, whole genome shotgun sequence genome window below encodes:
- the LOC139564171 gene encoding homocysteine-responsive endoplasmic reticulum-resident ubiquitin-like domain member 2 protein isoform X4: MMHLVCASRTPPASPTPHCSAPSSLISEPGSSSGSSDSAGSTSQATAPNQDSQSAASSVTGSYDGLRHRGGFPQFNPQNPSSTGIMQWPDGTQVPVQGGMAAGVPPHPMYMPMQVLWWQQMYARHYYMQYQAAVAASQPPSTPPYSPSPTHSPQPAQPNEAPPPLGPNPAPNPIQEDRPANPNIQMNAQGGAVLNEDELNRDWLDWMYTVSRAAILLSIVYFYSSFGRFVMVIGAMLLVFLHRAGWFPFRPELQNPGGGGAGLAHQDEAERHQDIQEMERMMDEGLEDEEGDSGEEGPEDPAAPAAPRHHGFLASTWSFISTFFTSLIPEGPPHPAN; encoded by the exons ATGATGCACCTGGTGTGTGCCTCTCGTACCCCTCCAGCGTCGCCCACGCCTCACTGCTCCGCCCCCAGCTCTTTGATCTCTGAACCCGGCTCCAGCTCTGGG AGTTCAGACAGTGCTGGCTCCACCTCCCAAGCCACAGCACCAAATCAGGACAGTCAGTCCGCCGCATCCTCAGTAACAGGAAGTTATGATGGGCTAAGGCATCGTGGAGGCTTCCCCCAATTTAACCCTCAAAACCCTTCCTCTACTGGTATAATGCAATG GCCAGATGGGACGCAGGTCCCGGTACAGGGGGGTATGGCTGCAGGTGTGCCCCCCCACCCCATGTACATGCCCATGCAGGTCCTCTGGTGGCAGCAGATGTATGCACGCCACTACTACATGCAATA TCAAGCAGCAGTTGCGGCCTCACagcccccctccacccctccctactCCCCCAGTCCCACCCACTCCCCCCAACCCGCACAGCCAAATGAAGCTCCGCCTCCCCTGGGGCCTAACCCCGCCCCTAACCCTATCCAAGAGGACAGGCCGGCCAATCCCAATATCCAGATGAATGCCCAGGGCGGGGCCGTGCTAAATGAGGACGAATTGAACCGTGATTGGCTGGACTGGATGTACACGGTCTCCCGCGCCGCCATCTTGCTCAGCATCGTGTATTTctactcctcctttggccgcttcGTCATGGTGATAGGTGCCATGCTGCTCGTCTTTTT GCACAGGGCTGGTTGGTTTCCTTTTAGGCCAGAGCTGCAGAACCCCGGAGGAGGAGGAGCGGGATTGGCTCATCAGGACGAGGCAGAGAGACACCAGGACATCCAGGAGATG GAGCGGATGATGGATGAAGggctggaggatgaggagggcGACAGTGGAGAGGAAGGCCCAGAGGACCCGGCAGCTCCCGCTGCTCCCCGCCACCACGGCTTCCTGGCCTCCACCTGGTCCTTCATCAGCACCTTCTTCACCTCCCTCATCCCAGAGGGACCCCCCCACCCTGCCAACTAA